In Toxoplasma gondii ME49 chromosome VIII, whole genome shotgun sequence, a single genomic region encodes these proteins:
- the IMPDH gene encoding IMP dehydrogenas (encoded by transcript TGME49_233110~Product name based on PMID:15917510.), which produces MADGWDAEKIFNTTVFGFTYDDLILMPGHIDFGVNDVDLSTRITRNLHVRTPIVSSPMDTVTEHRMAIGCALMGGMGVIHNNMETARQVAEVQKVKRYENGFILDPFVLRPSDSVADVYRIKEKYGYSSVPITDTGMLGGKLLGIVTSRDIDFLTDVHTPLSEVMTSDLVVGHEPVQLAEANELLRESKKGKLPIVNDNFELVALISRNDLKKNREFPLASKDSNKQLLVGAAVSTKPHDIERAKALQEAGADVLVVDSSQGDSIYQVDLVKRLKAAFPELQIIGGNVVTARQAKSLIDAGVDGLRIGMGSGSICTTQVVCAVGRAQATAVYHVCKYAREHGDLPCIADGGIQNSGHVMKALALGANAVMMGSMLAGTEEAPGEYYFHNGVRVKTYRGMGSLDAMRAGTWRNASPPARGLRSPEASPSTAASSGGASRASALSEASPSAKSEASRTSTSTGSAARYFAENQTIRVAQGVSGCVVDKGTVMQLIPYVIQGVKHGMQDIGARTLRDLHAQLVGGELRFDVRSGAAQREGDVHDLHSFERKLYA; this is translated from the exons ATGGCTGACGGATGGGATGCGGAGAAAATCTTCAACACCACGGTCTTCGGGTTCACGTACGATGACCTGATTCTCATGCCCG GTCACATTGATTTTGGAGTCAACGATGTGGACCTGTCGACGCGCATCACACGGAACTTGCATGTCCGAACGCCcattgtttcttctccgatGGACACAGTCACCGAGCACCGCATGGCTATCGGCTGCGCCTTAATGGG AGGCATGGGCGTCATTCACAACAACATGGAGACTGCGCGACAAGTCGCCGAAGTGCAGAAAGTAAAGCGATACGAAAACGGCTTCATCCTCGATCCCTTTGTTCTCCGTCCGTCCGACAGCGTCGCCGACGTCTACCGCATTAAAGAG AAGTACGGATACAGTTCAGTGCCGATCACAGATACGGGCATGCTGGGGGGGAAGCTGCTGGGGATCGTGACAAGCAGAGACATCGACTTCTTGACGGATGTCCACACACCGCTGTCGGAGGTGATGACCTCCGATTTGGTGGTGGGTCACGAGCCGGTGCAGCTGGCCGAGGCAAACGAACTGCTGCGGGAGtcaaagaaagggaagctCCCGATTGTGAACGACAACTTCGAGCTGGTCGCACTCATCTCCCGCAACGACTTGAAGAAAAATCGAGAGTTTCCACTCGCCTCGAAGGACTCCAACAAGCAGCTTCTTGTCGGCGCAGCCGTCTCCACCAA GCCTCACGACATTGAGCGAGCGAAGGCCCTCCAGGAGGCGGGCGCGGACGTCCTCGTCGTGGACAGCAGCCAGGGAGACTCGATCTACCAAGTTGATCTCGTCAAGCGTCTCAAGGCAGCCTTCCCTGAACTGCAG ATCATTGGAGGCAACGTGGTGACAGCGCGCCAGGCGAAGAGCCTCATCGACGCGGGAGTTGACGGACTCCGCATTGGAATGGGCAGCGGGTCCATCTGCACCACCCAG GTGGTGTGTGCGGTGGGTCGCGCCCAGGCGACGGCGGTCTACCATGTCTGCAAATACGCGCGCGAGCACGGGGACTTGCCATGCATCGCCGACGGAGGCATCCAAAACTCAGGCCATGTCATGAAG GCTCTCGCGCTCGGTGCGAACGCCGTGATGATGGGATCGATGCTCGCGGGCACTGAGGAGGCTCCCGGGGAGTACTACTTCCACAACGGCGTCCGCGTCAAGACCTACCGCGGCATGGGGAGCTTGGACGCGATGCGCGCGGGTACTTGGCGGAACGCGTCGCCTCCCGCGCGCGGCCTGCGCTCGCCAGAAGCCTCCCCGTCAACGGCGGCGAGTAGCGGCGGCGCGAGTCGAGCCTCGGCTCTCAGCGAGGCCTCGCCGTCGGCCAAGTCGGAGGCGTCGCGAACTTCGACGTCCACCGGCTCGGCCGCGAGGTACTTTGCGGAGAACCAGACGATTCGCGTCGCGCAGGGTGTGAGCGGCTGCGTCGTCGACAAGGGAACAGTCATGCAGCTCATCCCCTACGTGATTCAGGGTGTCAAGCATGGCATGCAAGACATCGGCGCGCGAACGCTCCGCgacttgcatgcgcagcttGTCGGCGGAGAACTCCGATTCGACGTCCG GTCTGGCGCTGCGCAGAGGGAAGGCGATGTTCATGACTTGCACAGCTTCGAGAGAAAGCTCTACGCCTGA
- a CDS encoding XPG N-terminal domain-containing protein (encoded by transcript TGME49_233090) yields MGIQNLLKFLKPLAQPAHISEFAGQTVGVDAMSWLHRGAIACAVELIKQEESDKFLRFVIHMIMLFKYHRVEPLLVFDGAKIPAKAAEDEKRQQARQKASEEARELLKKYEEARRAGRKPPGDTRELLTRCSQALSISPEMVDTVISACRSLGVAFVVAPYEADAQLAFLARTGKIAAAVSEDSDLLAHGCQQVLFKMDREGNCERLSLPLNDRASPDAAQASVSASSAKKLGQLECLRDFDQTMFTAMCVLGGCDYTHDVHINGLGISTACRFVHKLGKLEAVIQYLFKDEKWRKKLTLPQEVVLRGHKMAMVAFTHHRVFDVNSGLVVSASSLLPHRSSLSASLSSVSPVVGRRHASSCAQTSADRGTPEDRLTREENCAGEKENHRPEGVAESSEKKAAETELAEQTEETERRGDKKPERRDSRKFSEGACDLDRDDSDGEAAREKIVGKCQENFLPYADGLVNPRTHKPRIAHLNRKERLLLEEYRTRSLIRVHEDNLLSARSRACQTHQRPSSSSSSSSSSSSSALSSSSSSSLSSSSSVSSYFDASSSCVSASSDVPPCSPSRASASADFASYRSAASSWLQRTRAAKDGGESEQRERRARAREDEACREAPAFDDFAMPCAPQQTRQGHFCGDDARQPGGEGARQAAAMHEAKEREASEAGGDASRATASEQEREEITATSMQKGAVRSRIVCSSEKPAKGGQMKLTFIVEKRTRVVQTERGFRENRKENNQATHGAESSLSLEKDGVCSLSGARSAFAAFAYRENAQLSEENTDAEEGQVVGAGPQKRERSQDDENEAYNARHKRHKSPNEIHVSERALHASSPFAAFAAPSFQPASSASLASRTLPSASSQSSPPPSQSPSQLSVQFSSSSLAQSLLQSAPAVPGSSSSRKKKKFGTAFEAASNASGASGDSWILGGKVTGSSNPTLSAFAWRNKK; encoded by the exons ATGGGGATCCAAAACCTTCTC AAATTTCTCAAGCCGCTTGCGCAGCCTGCGCACATCAGCGA ATTCGCTGGACAGACTGTGGGCGTCGACGCCATGAGCTGGCTGCACCGCGGTGCCATTGCCTGCGCGGTTGAACTGATCAAGCAGGAAGAGTCCGACAA GTTCCTCCGATTTGTCATCCATATGATTATGCTGTTCAAATACCACCGCGTAGAGCCGCTCCTCG ttttcGACGGCGCTAAAATTCCGGCAAAGGCAGCcgaggacgagaagcgaCAACA AGCACGGCAAAAGGCGTcagaggaagcgcgagagctGCTGAAAAAATACGAAGAAGCTCGGCGCGCCGGTCGCAAACCTCCTGGAGATACGCGA GAACTTCTCACCAGGTGCTCGCAggctctctccatctctccaGAAATG GTGGACACAGTGATCTCGGCCTGTCGCTCGCTCGGCGttgccttcgtcgtcgcgcCCTACGAGGCGGATGCTCagctcgccttcctcgcacGGACAGGAAAGATT GCTGCGGCCGTATCGGAAGACAGCGACTTGCTCGCGCATGGCTGCCAGCAAGTCTTGTTCAAGATGGACAGGGAGGGGAACTGCGAACGTTTGAGTCTCCCTCTAAACGACCGCGCCTCTCCCGACGCCGCGCAGgcctccgtctctgcgtcttcagcCAAAAAACTg GGACAGCTGGAGTGTCTCCGCGACTTTGATCAGACGATGTTCACAGCGATGTGCGTTCTTGGCGGATGCGACTACACGCACGATGTTCACATTAAC GGTCTCGGCATCAGCACTGCATGCCGCTTCGTACACAAACTGGGGAAGCTGGAAGCCGTCATTCAGTACCTTTTCAAAGacgagaagtggagaaagaaactgaCTCTC cCTCAGGAGGTTGTCCTGCGTGGACACAAGATGGCCATGGTGGCCTTCACACACCACCGCGTCTTCGATGTGAACTCCGGATTggttgtttctgcttcttctcttcttcctcatcgttcttctctctctgcttctctttcttctgtgtcgcctGTTGTGGGGCGCCGCCATGCTTCGTCCTGCGCTCAGACGTCCGCGGACCGAGGGACGCCTGAGGATCGCCtcacgcgagaagagaactgcgcaggagagaaggaaaaccaCCGGCCGGAGGGAGTCGCGGAgtcgagcgagaagaaggcggcggagacCGAGCTCGcagagcagacagaggagacggaacgcagaggcgacaagaaaccggagaggcgagactcGCGCAAGTTCTCGGAAGGCGCGTGCGACCTTgacagagacgacagcgacggcgag GCTGCGCGGGAGAAGATCGTCGGCAAATGCCAAGAGAATTTCCTTCCTTACGCAGATGGCCTGGTTAACCCACGCACCCACAAGCCTCGAATTGCGCAT TTGAATCGTAAAGAAAGGTTGTTGCTCGAGGAGTATCGAACACGGTCGCTGATACGCGTCCATGAAGACAATTTGCTTTCAGCACGATCGCGCGCCTGTCAAACGCACCAGcgtccctcttcttcttcctcttcttcttcttcttcttcgtcttctgctttgtcttcttcttcgtcttcttctttgtcttcgtcgtcttctgtgtcctCGTATTTcgacgcttcttcctcttgcgtttccgcttcttccgacGTTCCGCCCTGCTCGCCTTCGCGCGCGTCGGCCTCCGCCGATTTCGCGTCATACCGCAGTGCTGCTTCGTCCTGGCTCCAGCGGACGAGAGCGGCGAAAGACgggggagagagcgaacagagagagcgacgggcgAGAGCGCGCGAAGACGAGgcctgcagagaggcgcctgCGTTCGATGACTTCGCGATGCCATGCGCACCGCAACAGACAAGACAGGGACATTTCTGCGGAGACGACGCTCGCCAGCCTGGAGGCGAGGGAGCACGACAGGCGGCTGCGATGcacgaagcgaaggagagggaggccAGCGAGGCtggcggagacgcgagtcgTGCCACCGCGTctgaacaggagagagaagagatcaCTGCGACATCGATGCAAAAGGGAGCCGTGCGAAGTCGTATCGTGTGTTCGAGCGAAAAGCCAGCAAAGGGTGGACAGATGAAACTCACTTTCATCGTCGAAAAGCGAACGAGAGTGGTGCAGACAGAGCGCGGATTCAGGGAAAACAGGAAGGAAAATAACCAGGCAACGCACGGCGCTGagtcctctttgtctctcgagaAAGATGGtgtttgttctctctcgggGGCGCGCTCGGCCTTCGCAGCGTTTGCGTACCGCGAAAATGCCCAGCTGAGTGAGGAGAACACAGACGCTGAAGAAGGGCAAGTTGTCGGCGCAGGgccgcagaaacgcgagagaagccaAGACGACGAAAATGAAGCATACAACGCGCGACACAAGCGACACAAATCCCCAAACGAAATTCATGTTTCCGAAAGGGCGCTTcacgcgtcttctcctttcgccgCGTTCGCTGCACCCTCTTTCCAacctgcttcgtctgcttctctcgcttctcgcacccttccctctgcgtcttctcagTCTTCGCCTCCCCCGTCTCAGTCTCCCTCTCAACTTTCTGTCCaattctcgtcttcctctcttgcaCAGTCGCTTCTTCAGTCTGCCCCCGCAGTTCCTGGCTCTTCTTCAAgccgaaaaaagaagaaattcGGCACAGCCTTCGAGGCGGCCTCAAACGCCAGCGGGGCGTCTGGGGACTCGTGGATCCTTGGCGGCAAGGTGACAGGCTCGTCCAATCCGACTCTGTCTGCTTTTGCCTGGCGAAACAAAAAATAG
- a CDS encoding SPFH domain / Band 7 family protein (encoded by transcript TGME49_233100~Predicted trans-membrane domain (TMHMM2.0):11-34), whose protein sequence is MNVDPNVLKRLGGLGAAALATAAGGIGLFNYSLYNVEPGHRAIIYNRFYGVLDRVYSEGTHFCIPLVERPVIYDVRSKPRTLVSLSGSRDLQMVNITCRVLSRPDVPKLPTTYRLLGKEYDEKVLPSIINEVLKSVVAQFNASQLITQREVVSRAVRDQLVDRAKDFNILLDDVSLTHLSFGPEYEKAVEAKQVAQQQAERGKYIVLRALEEKKSTIIKAQGEAEAAKLIGNAIKNNPAFLELRRIDTAKEVANTISKSSNRVMLNSDSLLLNLMGKDFKTGVSELTGGK, encoded by the exons ATGAACGTCGACCCCAACGTCCTCAAAAGGCTCGGCGGCCTCGGCGCCGCTGCCCTCGCCACGGCGGCCGGTGGCATTGGCCTCTTCAACTATTCTCTGTACAACG TCGAGCCTGGACACCGCGCAATTATTTACAACCGCTTTTACGGAGTCCTCGACCGCGTCTACTCGGAGGGAACTCACTTCTGCATACCTCTCGTCGAGCGGCCTGTCATCTACGACGTACGATCCAAGCCGCGcaccctcgtctctctctccggatCCCGTG ATCTTCAAATGGTGAACATCACATGCCGCGTATTGTCGCGGCCGGATGTGCCAAAGCTGCCGACGACCTACCGTCTGCTGGGCAAGGAGTACGACGAGAAAGTTCTGCCCTCGATCATCAACGAAGTCTTGAAGAGCGTTGTCGCGCAGTTCAATGCCTCGCAGCTCATCACGCAGCGAGAAGTCGTTAGCAGAGCCGTCCGAGACCAGCTCGTGGACCGCGCGAAAGACTTCAACATCCTCCTCGACGACGTCTCGCTC ACGCACCTCAGCTTCGGCCCAGAGTACGAGAAGGCtgtggaggcgaagcaggtCGCGCAGCAGCAAGCCGAGCGAGGCAAGTACATCGTTTTGAGGGCGcttgaggagaagaagagcacgaTCATCAAGGCTCagggagaagccgaggctGCGAAGCTG ATCGGAAATGCCATCAAGAACAATCCGGCCTTTCTCGAACTCCGGCGTATAGACACCGCGAAGGAGGTCGCCAACACCATCAGCAAGTCCTCCAACCGTGTGATGCTCAACTCGGACAGTCTCCTTCTGAACCTAATGGG GAAAGATTTCAAGACCGGCGTCTCGGAGCTCACTGGCGGGAAGTGA